One window of the Candidatus Neomarinimicrobiota bacterium genome contains the following:
- a CDS encoding NADH-quinone oxidoreductase subunit D has translation MGRLHAEEMILNMGPQHPSTHGVLRLKLRTDGEIVSHIEPVIGYLHRSFEKHAENLEYQMVTPFTGRCDYLAAMGSEHGYAMAVEKMLGIELPERVEYLRVIFAELQRIASHLVAVGTFGLDVGAITPFIYCFRERELILDLFEMASGARLLYNYIWIGGLAHDVPPGFVEKTYEFLDAFDEHVAEYNQILTGNKIFVERAADIGVMPPEVAINYGVTGPSLRASGVNIDIRRTEPYSIYDRFDFDIPLGQGLQGTIGDSWDRYYVRVLEMGESAKIIRQALDQLPVEGDVKAAIPRRIRPPKGEIYFRSENPRGELGYYIVSDGKNVPLRLKMRSPAFSNLSVINEIGQGWMISDVIAILGSLDIVLGEIDR, from the coding sequence ATGGGCCGCCTCCACGCTGAAGAAATGATTCTCAATATGGGACCTCAGCACCCCAGTACCCATGGAGTGTTAAGGCTGAAATTGAGAACTGATGGCGAGATTGTTTCTCATATCGAGCCTGTTATTGGATATCTCCACCGGTCCTTCGAAAAACATGCTGAAAATCTTGAATATCAGATGGTCACCCCTTTCACGGGTCGTTGCGATTACCTCGCCGCCATGGGGAGTGAACATGGGTATGCCATGGCAGTTGAGAAGATGTTGGGAATTGAACTTCCTGAAAGGGTTGAGTATCTCCGCGTTATTTTTGCTGAACTGCAAAGAATTGCCAGTCATCTCGTGGCTGTGGGAACCTTTGGTCTGGATGTTGGAGCGATCACTCCCTTTATTTATTGCTTCAGGGAACGTGAACTTATTCTTGATCTGTTTGAAATGGCTTCCGGTGCACGTCTGCTATATAACTATATCTGGATTGGTGGTCTGGCTCACGATGTACCGCCTGGATTTGTTGAAAAAACCTACGAATTCCTGGATGCATTTGATGAACACGTCGCTGAATACAATCAAATCCTGACTGGTAATAAAATATTTGTTGAAAGAGCCGCTGATATTGGGGTCATGCCCCCTGAAGTCGCCATCAATTATGGGGTGACGGGTCCCAGCCTGAGGGCTTCAGGTGTCAATATTGATATCCGTCGCACCGAACCATATTCAATCTACGATCGCTTTGACTTTGATATTCCACTGGGTCAGGGTCTTCAGGGTACCATCGGTGACAGTTGGGATAGATATTATGTTCGTGTCCTGGAAATGGGTGAGAGTGCAAAAATTATCCGTCAGGCACTGGATCAGCTACCTGTAGAAGGTGATGTCAAAGCTGCCATTCCACGCCGTATTCGTCCTCCGAAGGGTGAAATTTATTTTCGGAGCGAAAATCCTCGTGGAGAACTGGGCTACTATATAGTAAGCGATGGGAAGAATGTGCCACTGCGTCTTAAGATGCGTTCCCCGGCATTCTCAAACCTCAGTGTTATTAACGAAATTGGCCAGGGCTGGATGATCTCCGATGTCATTGCGATTCTCGGAAGTCTGGACATTGTACTAGGGGAGATTGATCGCTAA
- a CDS encoding NADH-quinone oxidoreductase subunit C yields the protein MFWKRKKTDVTEQEIFEGLAKKFGDMIIEFMEEGTHNPTVVVDASAIAKVVTHLKNDERLQFDSLMNLAGHDAGVETEFSVIYHLVSTELKHYITLKVFTSREDPKVASIAEIHRTADWHEREAFDLYGIIFEGHPDLKRILMEDDWEGYPLRKDYVPAEFYRGMRIEKVK from the coding sequence ATGTTCTGGAAAAGAAAGAAGACTGACGTGACTGAGCAAGAAATTTTCGAAGGCCTTGCCAAGAAATTCGGTGACATGATCATCGAGTTTATGGAAGAAGGTACACACAATCCTACCGTAGTTGTAGATGCATCTGCAATTGCTAAAGTTGTCACGCATCTCAAGAATGATGAGAGGCTTCAGTTTGATTCACTCATGAATCTGGCTGGTCATGATGCTGGTGTGGAAACTGAATTTAGTGTTATCTACCATCTGGTCTCAACCGAGCTTAAACATTATATCACTTTAAAAGTATTCACATCCCGAGAAGATCCCAAAGTTGCCAGCATTGCTGAAATTCACAGAACTGCTGACTGGCACGAGCGGGAAGCTTTTGATTTATATGGAATCATTTTTGAGGGTCATCCCGATCTGAAACGTATTCTTATGGAAGACGATTGGGAAGGTTATCCTCTGAGAAAAGATTATGTGCCTGCTGAGTTTTACCGTGGCATGCGCATAGAGAAGGTGAAATAA
- a CDS encoding NADH-quinone oxidoreductase subunit B, producing MGALNHKFNENILITSLDKLLNWSRSGSEWYFQFGLACCAIEMMSAAAARHDLERFGAMPRSSPRQADVMIVAGTVTLKMATRVKRLYEQMAEPKYVISMGSCANSGGPYWQHGYHVLKGVDQIIPVDIYIPGCPPRPEALLEGLMHLQKKMREEHVLEKKED from the coding sequence ATGGGTGCGTTAAACCATAAATTCAATGAGAATATTCTCATTACCTCTCTAGATAAACTTCTGAACTGGTCGCGTTCCGGTTCAGAATGGTATTTCCAGTTCGGGTTGGCTTGCTGCGCCATCGAAATGATGTCAGCTGCTGCTGCTCGTCATGATCTGGAACGTTTTGGCGCCATGCCTAGATCATCGCCTCGTCAGGCTGATGTGATGATAGTTGCAGGAACCGTCACACTAAAGATGGCCACGCGGGTCAAGCGTCTATATGAGCAGATGGCAGAGCCAAAATATGTTATCTCCATGGGCTCCTGTGCCAATTCAGGTGGTCCATACTGGCAACACGGTTATCATGTTCTAAAAGGGGTGGATCAAATTATTCCCGTTGATATTTACATTCCAGGATGTCCGCCTCGCCCTGAGGCACTTCTGGAAGGTCTCATGCATCTTCAAAAGAAAATGCGTGAAGAACATGTTCTGGAAAAGAAAGAAGACTGA
- a CDS encoding NADH-quinone oxidoreductase subunit A — MQEHYGIALAFGVVAFGLMYCGFIIQKLISPKNSTEDKMNTYECGEVPEGEGWLQFNIRFYVVALIFIIFDVEVVFLFPWAVVFKDMGFLTFVEVFVFMLILMVGLAYVWVKGDLDWVKMKLKYGTGRYSASRLHEAETK, encoded by the coding sequence ATGCAGGAACATTACGGAATCGCCTTAGCCTTTGGTGTTGTTGCCTTCGGCCTCATGTATTGCGGCTTCATCATACAAAAGCTTATTTCCCCGAAAAATTCAACCGAAGATAAAATGAACACCTATGAGTGTGGTGAAGTGCCAGAAGGGGAAGGTTGGCTTCAATTCAACATCCGCTTCTATGTCGTTGCACTTATTTTTATCATTTTTGATGTGGAAGTTGTCTTTCTTTTTCCATGGGCAGTCGTCTTCAAGGACATGGGCTTTCTTACTTTTGTAGAAGTCTTTGTCTTTATGTTGATTCTTATGGTAGGTCTAGCCTATGTCTGGGTCAAGGGTGATCTGGATTGGGTTAAAATGAAACTGAAATATGGCACCGGTCGCTACTCTGCGTCCAGGCTTCACGAAGCGGAGACCAAATAA
- a CDS encoding NADP-dependent malic enzyme: protein MITKKDALAYHSMGIRKGKIEVISTKPFATQRDLSLAYSPGVAYPCLAIAENPALANEYTAKGNLVAVISNGTAVLGLGNIGALAGKPVMEGKGVLFKRFADIDVFDLEVDTEDPDEFINAVKLLEPTFGGINLEDIKSPECFYIEQKLREVMNIPVFHDDQHGTAIISAAALLNAVEVAGKKMGDIRIVVSGAGASALSCSEHYIRMGARRENLIMCDSKGVIYKGRTEGMNEYKLPFANDTKHRTLQQALDGADVFIGLSKKDIIVGDDLKTMAPNPIIFAMANPDPEITYPDAMAARPDAIMGTGRSDYPNQVNNVLGFPFIFRGALDVQATTINEEMKVAATLALAALAKEDTPDEVIQIYGLDHIEFGRDYLIPKPFDPRVLLWESVAVAEAAMKTGVAQRTIDLDQYREELEARLGKGREFMRTLYNRAKAAPKRVIYPEGENPRIIRASNLILQEGIAKPVLVGPKKKIRAIAKKLNISLKGVEIVDPDKCERRAEFIGEFYKMRQRKGVTLSGAKRFMESRHSFAAMMLHMGEADAMISGITQQYPDALRPVLQIIKPRKGMKQVAGLFLLIFKEGMKIFADVSVNIDPSAEVLSEIALMAAEEARRLRMTPRVAMLSFSNFGSSSHPYAKKMSEAVRLVREKDPDLMIDGEMNADLAIMPDIQKEHYPFSKLKGSANVLIFPDLQSSNISYKLVHRLSGAEAIGPILVGMEKPVHILQVGSTSVQDVANMTAIAVVDAQEQEKLTKQVE, encoded by the coding sequence ATGATCACAAAGAAAGACGCTCTCGCTTATCACAGCATGGGAATCCGTAAGGGAAAAATTGAAGTCATCTCCACCAAGCCTTTTGCAACACAAAGGGATCTGAGTCTGGCATATTCTCCAGGTGTTGCATACCCTTGTTTGGCGATTGCTGAAAATCCTGCGCTTGCAAACGAATACACTGCCAAAGGCAATCTGGTTGCTGTCATATCCAATGGTACCGCCGTTCTTGGTTTGGGTAATATTGGAGCTCTGGCTGGAAAGCCCGTCATGGAAGGCAAAGGCGTTCTGTTTAAAAGATTTGCAGATATCGATGTCTTTGATCTGGAAGTTGATACTGAAGATCCAGACGAATTTATCAATGCGGTCAAATTGCTGGAGCCCACATTTGGGGGCATCAATCTGGAGGATATCAAATCGCCAGAATGTTTTTATATCGAGCAAAAACTTCGGGAAGTGATGAATATTCCTGTCTTTCATGATGATCAGCATGGAACTGCGATTATTTCAGCTGCGGCACTCCTCAACGCTGTAGAGGTCGCTGGCAAAAAAATGGGGGATATCCGGATTGTGGTCTCTGGTGCCGGAGCATCGGCACTCTCGTGTAGCGAACACTACATCCGCATGGGTGCTCGACGTGAGAATTTGATCATGTGTGACTCCAAAGGGGTCATTTATAAGGGCCGTACGGAAGGTATGAATGAGTACAAGCTGCCCTTTGCCAATGACACCAAACACAGAACGCTCCAGCAAGCCCTGGACGGGGCGGATGTATTTATTGGTCTCTCCAAGAAAGATATCATTGTCGGTGATGATTTAAAAACCATGGCTCCCAATCCAATTATTTTTGCCATGGCCAATCCTGATCCGGAAATTACCTATCCCGATGCCATGGCCGCTCGCCCTGATGCCATCATGGGAACAGGACGTTCAGACTATCCCAACCAGGTGAATAATGTCCTGGGTTTCCCTTTTATCTTCCGGGGAGCTCTGGATGTTCAGGCAACTACAATTAATGAAGAAATGAAGGTAGCTGCTACCCTGGCACTTGCTGCTCTGGCAAAAGAAGATACACCAGATGAAGTGATACAAATTTATGGGTTGGATCACATTGAATTTGGTCGTGACTATCTGATTCCAAAACCTTTCGATCCTCGGGTGCTCCTTTGGGAATCTGTGGCTGTGGCCGAAGCCGCCATGAAGACCGGGGTCGCCCAGCGCACCATTGATCTTGATCAGTATAGAGAGGAGTTGGAAGCCCGACTTGGAAAAGGCCGTGAGTTCATGCGCACGCTCTATAATCGAGCCAAGGCTGCTCCCAAACGAGTGATCTATCCTGAAGGCGAAAATCCTCGTATCATCCGGGCGAGTAACCTTATTCTCCAGGAGGGCATAGCAAAACCTGTCCTGGTGGGTCCCAAGAAGAAGATTCGAGCTATCGCAAAGAAGTTGAATATCTCATTGAAAGGGGTTGAAATAGTCGATCCTGACAAGTGTGAGCGTCGTGCGGAATTCATCGGCGAATTCTACAAAATGAGACAACGCAAAGGGGTTACCCTGAGTGGCGCCAAGCGATTTATGGAGAGCCGCCATTCTTTTGCAGCGATGATGCTGCACATGGGTGAAGCAGATGCCATGATATCCGGTATTACCCAGCAGTATCCTGATGCACTCAGACCAGTATTGCAAATCATAAAACCGAGAAAAGGGATGAAGCAGGTGGCAGGTTTATTCCTGCTCATCTTCAAAGAGGGGATGAAAATCTTTGCAGATGTTTCAGTTAATATTGATCCCTCAGCCGAAGTACTCTCTGAAATTGCCCTCATGGCAGCCGAGGAAGCACGTCGTTTGCGGATGACGCCTCGAGTAGCCATGCTAAGCTTCTCAAACTTTGGGTCGTCCAGCCATCCCTATGCGAAAAAGATGAGTGAAGCGGTGCGACTGGTTCGGGAAAAAGATCCGGATTTGATGATTGATGGAGAAATGAATGCTGATCTGGCTATTATGCCGGACATTCAAAAAGAACATTATCCTTTTAGCAAGCTGAAGGGGTCAGCAAATGTTCTTATTTTTCCCGATCTTCAATCCAGTAATATCAGCTATAAACTTGTCCACCGTTTGAGTGGTGCAGAGGCCATCGGTCCTATCCTGGTTGGTATGGAGAAACCAGTTCACATTCTCCAGGTAGGTTCAACCAGCGTTCAGGATGTTGCCAATATGACTGCCATTGCAGTCGTTGATGCCCAAGAACAGGAAAAACTCACAAAGCAGGTAGAATAA
- a CDS encoding aminotransferase class I/II-fold pyridoxal phosphate-dependent enzyme, which produces MRKFANRYGRLGTETAFAVGADAAAWSAKGNKVYPFHLGDMNITTPEYIRDAATKAARDGKTGYAPGPGIMPLREALAEDIGMARGLNYTAENISVQPGGKPVIGKFLGVLLEEGAEALYPNPGYPIYESQIEYLGGKALPYGYVTTETGFAINKEEIENQITDKTTVIIYNNYQNPIGAESTEAEMKWIADLAIKHDLWVLSDEAYFEVRYSGRSKSIASLPDMAERTVILYTFSKKFAMTGWRLGCAAGPEDVIEAISKFNTNQESCSNHFVQMAGLACLSGPAGPQNDILDQLKLRRDALVDALLAIDGVKVSKPETTFYLFPDVTDIFKRKGYTESSKFRLDALYETGVSFCSREHFGRPLPGEEKVFIRFAYSGINVDQIQEGLAALKSFWE; this is translated from the coding sequence ATGAGAAAATTTGCAAATCGTTATGGCCGTCTGGGAACAGAGACCGCCTTTGCAGTGGGCGCTGATGCAGCAGCCTGGTCTGCCAAGGGAAACAAGGTTTACCCATTTCATCTGGGTGACATGAACATTACTACACCAGAGTATATCAGAGATGCAGCCACCAAAGCTGCCCGTGATGGAAAAACAGGCTATGCTCCCGGTCCTGGCATTATGCCACTACGCGAAGCCCTGGCTGAAGATATTGGTATGGCGCGCGGGCTTAATTACACGGCAGAGAATATTTCAGTTCAACCCGGTGGTAAACCAGTTATTGGTAAATTTCTGGGTGTACTCCTGGAAGAAGGTGCAGAAGCCTTATATCCCAATCCCGGTTATCCAATTTATGAATCTCAGATTGAATACCTCGGGGGCAAAGCCCTGCCATATGGCTATGTGACTACTGAAACTGGTTTTGCCATTAACAAAGAAGAAATTGAGAATCAGATTACTGATAAGACGACAGTGATTATTTATAATAATTATCAGAATCCCATCGGTGCGGAGTCAACTGAAGCGGAAATGAAGTGGATAGCAGACCTGGCCATCAAACATGACCTGTGGGTGCTCTCAGATGAAGCTTATTTTGAAGTTCGTTATTCCGGTCGCAGTAAAAGTATTGCCTCACTGCCTGATATGGCAGAACGGACCGTTATCCTGTATACTTTTTCAAAGAAATTTGCCATGACAGGTTGGCGTCTCGGTTGTGCTGCTGGACCAGAGGATGTGATTGAAGCCATCTCAAAATTCAATACCAACCAGGAGTCTTGCTCCAATCATTTTGTTCAGATGGCTGGTCTGGCTTGTTTGAGTGGACCTGCAGGACCTCAGAATGATATTCTTGATCAATTGAAGCTTAGACGCGATGCCCTGGTGGATGCCCTTCTGGCTATCGATGGCGTAAAGGTTTCCAAACCAGAAACGACATTCTATCTGTTTCCAGATGTGACAGACATATTCAAGCGGAAGGGCTATACAGAATCTTCCAAATTCCGTCTGGACGCCCTCTATGAGACAGGCGTATCCTTCTGTTCCCGTGAGCACTTTGGCAGACCCTTGCCTGGTGAGGAGAAAGTCTTCATTCGATTTGCATATAGTGGTATTAATGTGGATCAGATTCAGGAAGGACTGGCAGCCCTAAAAAGCTTCTGGGAGTAG
- a CDS encoding transketolase — protein sequence MTTEASKLQKAPEIYPKWEKIKDMTDQLIDIMLNLRQSGHPGGSRSKVHMLVSLFLGGPMRWDIRNPQKRFGDKFILSAGHVVPGIYALLAVLNESLRRKYAETNDERYYLGSADRVLTWEDLLTLRNKGGLPGHAEMAGKTNIFKANTGPSGHGMPVAVGEAMALKYVGAEDVRVFAVEGEGGLTPGVTHESLNSAYGLGLGNLHFLVDWNDFGIDDRPFSSVVYGTPKDWFAPHGWRVFGTENGSEWESVNTALQEMAFDENSEGAPAMAWFKTRKGRGYGVYDNKSHGAAHKFNNPTYWQTKQEFTDKYGIQFDGMGEAGPDTKAERTEQARINMEKVFEVFNQDPELLNYLADRLVELGEAVPEDNQSVWIDTSRNPLNDPVLTDLKSLPPELFVKPGEVAPNRGGFSKYASYLNAYVSKNYGRPLVLAMSADLADSTNISGFGKDFGDTPGYGFYDRKDNTKGTMLPQAITEFANAGICTGIAATNFSKTPEADFNGFFAACSTYGSFSYLKYGSFRIFSQMVQDADVKLGKVIWVAGHSGPETAEDSRTHFGIYSPAVTQLFPKGKVINLYPWEHNEVAPMLTAALATDVPIIALHLTRPGVEIPDRKKLGMASYMDAAKGAYIIRDYKSDRPKMGTIFVQGTATTANLLKLLPELDKRGLNVKLVAAGSPQLFALQSEAYRQETVSDADWLNSTFITNGSAIAMQDWTGNRLSIEYAMTADWDDNWRSGGSLEEVMEEAHLSERWLLEGIERFANDREARMKRLGMV from the coding sequence ATGACAACTGAAGCATCGAAATTGCAAAAGGCACCGGAAATTTATCCCAAGTGGGAAAAAATCAAGGATATGACAGATCAGCTCATTGATATTATGCTGAATCTAAGACAAAGCGGTCATCCTGGAGGCTCGCGTTCCAAAGTACATATGTTGGTTTCACTATTTTTAGGTGGTCCAATGCGCTGGGATATCAGGAATCCACAAAAACGATTTGGTGATAAATTTATCCTTTCTGCCGGTCATGTTGTTCCAGGTATATATGCTCTCCTGGCTGTCCTGAATGAATCTTTGCGTCGTAAATATGCTGAAACCAATGATGAACGCTATTACCTGGGGTCTGCAGATCGTGTCTTAACCTGGGAGGATCTGCTTACCCTGAGAAATAAAGGCGGTCTACCTGGACATGCTGAGATGGCTGGAAAAACCAATATTTTTAAGGCCAATACCGGACCATCCGGACATGGTATGCCTGTTGCCGTTGGTGAAGCCATGGCCCTGAAGTATGTCGGTGCTGAGGATGTCCGTGTTTTTGCTGTGGAAGGTGAAGGGGGTTTGACTCCAGGGGTGACCCATGAATCCCTCAATTCCGCTTATGGTTTGGGTCTGGGGAATCTCCATTTTCTCGTTGACTGGAATGATTTTGGAATAGATGATCGCCCCTTTTCATCAGTTGTCTATGGGACACCAAAAGACTGGTTCGCTCCCCATGGCTGGCGTGTATTTGGCACCGAAAACGGATCCGAATGGGAAAGTGTTAATACTGCGCTTCAGGAAATGGCTTTTGATGAAAACTCAGAAGGTGCTCCGGCAATGGCCTGGTTTAAAACCCGTAAAGGTCGCGGGTATGGCGTTTATGATAACAAATCACATGGTGCAGCTCACAAATTCAATAATCCTACTTACTGGCAGACAAAACAAGAATTTACTGATAAATACGGAATCCAGTTTGATGGGATGGGGGAAGCAGGACCAGACACCAAGGCTGAGCGGACAGAACAAGCCCGCATCAATATGGAAAAAGTATTTGAAGTATTTAATCAGGATCCTGAATTACTCAACTATCTGGCAGATCGCCTGGTGGAGCTGGGAGAGGCTGTTCCTGAAGACAATCAAAGCGTATGGATTGATACCTCAAGAAACCCCCTGAATGATCCCGTCTTAACAGATCTCAAATCATTACCACCAGAACTTTTTGTGAAGCCAGGTGAAGTGGCTCCCAACCGTGGCGGTTTCTCAAAGTATGCATCCTATTTGAACGCCTATGTCAGTAAAAATTATGGCCGTCCGTTGGTGCTGGCCATGTCTGCAGACCTGGCAGACTCCACCAATATTTCTGGTTTTGGAAAAGATTTCGGGGATACTCCCGGGTATGGGTTCTATGACCGAAAGGACAATACCAAAGGAACCATGCTGCCACAAGCGATAACCGAATTTGCCAATGCTGGTATCTGTACTGGAATTGCAGCAACCAATTTTTCAAAAACGCCAGAAGCAGATTTTAATGGGTTCTTTGCAGCGTGCTCTACCTATGGATCTTTTTCCTATCTAAAATATGGTTCTTTTAGAATCTTCAGTCAGATGGTGCAAGACGCCGATGTAAAATTAGGAAAGGTCATCTGGGTTGCCGGTCACTCTGGACCGGAAACTGCCGAGGACTCACGAACTCATTTTGGTATTTATTCTCCTGCAGTTACGCAGCTCTTCCCCAAGGGAAAAGTCATCAATCTGTATCCATGGGAACACAATGAAGTTGCTCCCATGCTGACAGCCGCTCTGGCAACCGATGTACCTATTATTGCCCTCCATCTTACTCGACCTGGTGTTGAAATACCAGATCGCAAGAAACTGGGTATGGCCTCCTATATGGACGCTGCCAAAGGCGCTTATATTATCCGCGATTACAAATCTGATCGTCCCAAAATGGGTACCATCTTTGTGCAGGGTACAGCCACCACCGCTAATTTGCTCAAATTGTTGCCCGAACTCGATAAGCGTGGTCTGAACGTGAAACTTGTGGCTGCCGGAAGTCCACAGCTATTTGCCTTGCAGTCCGAAGCCTATCGTCAGGAGACAGTAAGTGACGCAGACTGGCTGAATTCTACCTTCATCACAAATGGCTCCGCCATCGCCATGCAGGATTGGACAGGCAACCGCCTGTCAATCGAGTATGCCATGACTGCGGATTGGGATGATAATTGGAGGTCTGGTGGATCTCTGGAAGAAGTGATGGAAGAAGCCCATCTCTCTGAGCGTTGGTTGCTGGAAGGTATTGAACGTTTTGCCAACGATCGTGAAGCACGCATGAAACGCCTGGGAATGGTCTAA
- a CDS encoding Rrf2 family transcriptional regulator: MIRLTKAGEYGLRAVRYLVENGDKSRISIGDISENKKIPEPFLRKLFKPLVQQGIIFSTRGVSGGVRLSRDPKEITVLEVVEALEGPLALNECLLEDASCEFMTECGMHDVWDEAQAAMAKVLRSKNLTDLTR, encoded by the coding sequence GTGATTCGTTTGACTAAAGCTGGGGAATATGGACTGAGGGCCGTGAGGTATCTGGTCGAAAATGGAGATAAGAGCCGCATCAGTATTGGTGATATTTCCGAGAATAAGAAAATCCCTGAACCATTTCTTAGAAAATTGTTCAAGCCCCTTGTTCAACAAGGGATTATTTTTAGCACACGCGGTGTATCAGGTGGTGTACGCTTATCTCGCGATCCAAAAGAAATTACTGTGCTTGAAGTCGTAGAAGCTCTTGAGGGACCTCTGGCACTGAATGAGTGTCTTTTAGAAGATGCTTCTTGTGAATTCATGACCGAATGTGGAATGCATGATGTATGGGATGAGGCTCAAGCCGCAATGGCAAAGGTCCTGAGATCAAAGAATTTGACTGATCTGACCCGCTAG
- a CDS encoding T9SS type A sorting domain-containing protein translates to MKHFTYIFSILFMSSVFAQVYENTNVPCKPISEMASHYSALAKASQRADIFDYNVHYYNLEIDINIETEIIYGNVEVHLLPEVDNLENIQLDFASGMTVDAVTLNGATFNHFSDLLSIDLDGSYNVGESVVVGIQYHGHPLQGGFQAFAFGHQYGNVTRPPMISTLSEPYGARSWWPCKDVPTDKADSVRVSLTTDADLDAVSNGMLVSETLNLDSTKTTVWEHKYPITTYLVSLAITDYTYWTEMHHFADGDSMPLEYWMYPPSATEPIMEVWNRTADMIDIFGEYYGKYPFSEEKYGMAQFGWGGAMEHQTCSSMGSFGENTIAHELAHQWWGDLVTCSNFHHIWINEGFATYSEALYWGAVNGEEAYHAHMASKVNDVNSSVYRPDTSSVGAIFSYSMVYQKGAWVLHMLRHVVGDETFFASLAAYREAFQFRTASTEDFQGVVEEVWGQDLEWFFDQWIYGIGRPSYRWWWSASTADEFGNSQVTVHVDQIQGSSLPTFKMPIDLSFGDGTNEAHMVIWDSLRAQDFNITLNFVPTELSFDENEWILKSANQVADVDGGFNPRRFTLLAAYPNPFNGEVNIPYTTDAYFHGTLSIYDLRGSEVYSTSLRNTTSGVYEVHWDGRDINGMNLGSGVYIAQITSTEHGSFSQKISILK, encoded by the coding sequence ATGAAACATTTCACCTACATATTTAGCATCCTTTTTATGAGTTCGGTTTTCGCTCAAGTCTATGAAAATACTAATGTCCCCTGTAAGCCCATCTCAGAAATGGCTTCCCACTATTCTGCTCTGGCCAAGGCTTCCCAGCGAGCTGATATTTTTGATTACAACGTGCATTACTACAATCTTGAAATAGATATTAACATTGAAACTGAAATTATTTATGGCAACGTCGAGGTTCACTTATTGCCAGAAGTGGACAATCTGGAAAACATTCAATTGGATTTTGCCAGTGGCATGACAGTCGATGCAGTTACTCTGAATGGAGCCACCTTTAATCACTTCTCCGATTTGCTGAGCATTGACCTTGATGGTAGCTACAATGTGGGAGAATCGGTAGTCGTGGGCATCCAGTATCACGGCCATCCTCTGCAGGGTGGTTTTCAAGCCTTTGCATTTGGCCATCAATACGGCAATGTCACACGACCTCCCATGATCTCGACCCTGAGTGAACCCTATGGGGCTCGATCCTGGTGGCCTTGCAAGGATGTCCCCACGGATAAGGCTGATTCTGTGAGAGTATCCCTGACTACGGATGCTGATTTGGATGCCGTTTCCAATGGAATGCTTGTTTCAGAGACCCTAAATCTGGATAGCACAAAAACGACTGTGTGGGAACATAAGTATCCCATTACGACCTACCTGGTCTCACTGGCCATTACTGACTATACCTACTGGACTGAAATGCATCATTTCGCAGATGGTGATTCCATGCCTCTGGAATACTGGATGTATCCACCCTCAGCAACAGAGCCCATCATGGAAGTCTGGAATAGAACCGCAGATATGATAGATATATTTGGTGAATATTATGGTAAATACCCTTTCTCTGAAGAGAAGTATGGGATGGCTCAATTTGGATGGGGAGGTGCCATGGAGCACCAGACCTGTTCCAGTATGGGTTCATTCGGTGAAAATACGATTGCCCATGAGTTGGCTCACCAGTGGTGGGGAGATCTGGTCACATGCAGCAATTTCCATCACATCTGGATCAATGAAGGGTTCGCAACCTATTCTGAAGCCTTGTATTGGGGCGCTGTAAATGGGGAAGAAGCCTATCATGCCCATATGGCATCAAAAGTGAATGACGTGAACAGCTCGGTATATCGACCTGATACCAGCAGTGTGGGTGCAATTTTCAGCTACTCCATGGTCTATCAAAAAGGTGCCTGGGTTCTACATATGTTGAGACATGTCGTAGGGGATGAGACCTTTTTTGCCAGTCTTGCCGCTTATCGTGAAGCCTTCCAGTTTAGAACCGCATCCACAGAGGATTTTCAGGGTGTTGTTGAAGAAGTCTGGGGACAGGATCTGGAATGGTTTTTCGACCAATGGATTTATGGCATTGGGAGACCCTCATATCGATGGTGGTGGAGTGCCAGCACGGCGGATGAATTTGGAAATTCCCAGGTGACTGTCCATGTTGATCAGATTCAGGGCAGCTCCCTGCCAACATTTAAAATGCCAATTGATCTAAGCTTTGGTGATGGGACCAATGAGGCACATATGGTGATCTGGGATTCCCTGAGAGCTCAGGATTTCAATATCACGCTAAATTTTGTCCCAACTGAACTTTCTTTTGATGAAAACGAGTGGATTCTAAAAAGTGCCAACCAGGTAGCCGATGTAGATGGAGGTTTCAATCCCAGGAGGTTTACACTTCTTGCGGCTTATCCGAATCCATTCAATGGTGAAGTGAATATTCCGTACACCACAGATGCATACTTCCATGGAACACTCAGTATCTATGATCTCCGCGGCAGTGAAGTCTACTCCACGTCCCTGAGGAACACCACGTCAGGGGTATATGAAGTCCATTGGGATGGCAGAGACATCAACGGGATGAATCTTGGCTCAGGGGTATACATTGCGCAAATTACCTCAACTGAACATGGGTCTTTCTCTCAAAAAATATCTATTCTGAAATAA